The Maniola hyperantus chromosome 24, iAphHyp1.2, whole genome shotgun sequence genome contains the following window.
gcagaaaatatggtacatcagcctttagaatgacatttcggctttgtagagcgttgtctctgtcacttatacttatatgacgttttgtcggtctccacGACATAGAacactctacaaatccgctgtcTCCTTGTAAATGTAGATGTACATaattttcagccgcgtactgtaataccACTCACCAGGGTCCGTGTAGGGGTAGGGCGGCGCGGGGAAGTCGTCTCTCTCTATTTTAGACTTGGTGCCGGGCGGAGGCTTGTAGGCCGAGGGGTAGTGAGATAGCTCGATTGGTTCCTGCAAACAGATAGCACTGACGGTACAGAATGTaagcagaacgctagcaaaaacgaacacAGGTCATAGTACTGAtaagatttttgaaacaaaatcttgtattttttataaGTTCACAATATTGTATTGCATAAAACGGGTACATCCCCGATTCATTAGGCGATTTTTGACTGCTATATGTCaataaaccacgaaataagcttaaaattattagttcacaatatattgcaaGTAAAACATCCTACTGACACTAAAGGTTaaaagtcaatgccgcgttgtagacggagcattgacccgagttttgcacgcacacattgcggatttgataaattctaaatcactaaaactataagataaggcaaatggttattgacaTTGGATTGTATtcaggtagtataataataacgctgAGTTTTttctagcgttttggttacactctgtattctACAAATCAACGTGATTAAAAACATATGCTTTTTCGCGAGGAAAGTATTGtcgctagcgtggtagactatgcccaaacccttctcattctgagagtccCGTATTCAATAGCGatctggcgatgggttgatgatgatgatgactagaaGTTCAAGTGTAACGTGGTTAGTGCACCAGGGCCTCACCTCGTTGTTCATATGCGGAGACTTGGGGCGGGGCGTCTCGGAGCGGATGGAGTCGACGAGCACGCGCATGCCGGGCCGCGACGACGCCTTACTGCCGGCGCGAGAGCTGGCGCGCGTGCTAGCAGACGCTATAAGCAACAAaaaattctaatttaatttaatctaaatatatataaaaggaaaaaggtgactgactgatctatcaacgcacagctcaaactactggacggatcgggctgaaatttggcatgctaagaagggattttttaaaaattcagccccctagggggtaaaatagaggtttgaaatttgtgtagtccacgcggacgaagtcgcgagcataagctagtttaatttatttgtacacgaaaaattatgaaaaaagagaaaaaaatggTCACCTCCGAACCATACAACGCCAATAGTCCCAGAAATACTCACATGGCGGCCTGTGGAAGTGTGGCGAGGTGGGCGGCCTGTCGTACGGCTGTACGCATCGCCGCAGCGTGGTCGGCTCGCTCGCTAGGTACGAGTATGTGGTGATGCGATGCGGCGAGCACGTCTCGTCGCGCGAGTCGCGGTACTCACGCAGCGTCAGCCCCGGCGACACTGCTCGGTAGCCGtactataatccatactaatattataaacttctGTAGTACAGGAAAGGAGTTATAAgaagatctgtaggagaaccagagtaaccaacatagctcagcgggttgcggagctgaagtggcaatggccatggcacatagtttgaaaaaccaatagacgttggggccccaagaatggtgacctcgcaccggaaagcgcagagttggaagaccctcccactaggtggacagacgagatCAAAAAGTCGTCCGACTGAAAGGATGACTGTCTGTTTTCCTTTTCACGCCCATCTGCTTAACTCATTTTGActagatttggtacagagatagcttgtattccAGAGataaatataggctacttttatcccgaaaaaccaaagagttccatTAATCCGCATAAAATCGCTGATACCATCTAGAATGCCGACAAATAACACCTTACAAGTTTTACGAGTATGCTAACTTTATCAGTAAGCAGGACAACAAGAAATAGTATAAGAAATTACAACATTTCCCAAGGGGACCTCATAAGAGCTTCTCTTGAGAATTTATGTACACATATTTTCGATTTCAAACTCGATACAAATTAgaagatatttaattttttgcaaaaattatgttttatttgATTACATTAGGATTGATTTGATTCcagctaaaaataaatcaacctgaaaataaaataaaaacaaaaagaatGGTCTATcaggaaataaaaaatatcataaaagaaGAATAAGTAAACTAACTACGATGAAAACCTTcggataatattattaacaatatagACTAAACCCATTTTCTACAAGTGTCACGTTAACTTAAAAGAAAAACTGAATGAGTAAATAGCGTAATTTTTTATGTAGCTTAAGTGACGAAAGTGAAAAATGGATTTTGCCTACAGGAGAGAATATgtataatgttaaaaaataaaaaatgcaaaataatGAACGGACCTTCCTGGTCAAGCTACTGTAGGGGCTGCAGTACGAGCCATTGACGCTGGGCGTGCGCGAGCGCAGCGAGAACTGCCAcatgaaaaacaacaaaaaataaaccaaaaatgTCAAATGCTCTGAAGCTCTAATATAACAAAAGACACTAAAAATATGATTCTAAGCACATGTATTAAAAAACTACAACATTCtcaactaaataataaaatatacaataatgaTGAAACTACGTGGTAATTAaatgaatatattttaatcgtattttaataataaaacatgCTATGGCTTCAGGTAGGAATCCGATGTAATGTCAAACTCTAGTAAATATTTACTCGGCTAAATTAGAAGCTGGACTTAAAAACGGTCTTCATTCCAGCAATAAAGTCTGCTAAAATCCACAAACCTGTAGCTCTGAGGAAGCTCGCTCTAAATCCAGAGGAGCATGGGGCGCAGGCCCACATCGCGGATGCCAAATAGCAGCACCCTGAAGGAACATTTCCTCTCCATCGCCAAAAGGATCTCCGCACTTGCTACAGCGAGCGCACGTCGGGTGGAAGTGATGGTTGTCACCGGCCTATACACAACAAGCGCGAGGTTTACAACTGGTATCCAAGCTATTTTAGCTAGCTTTTCATCTATTTCTCACATGTAATGGCAAACCTACCAAAACCTACTCTGATAATGGAAGAATGTTTGCAGGAGAATATAACGATTAAATTTATTTCACCAGGATTTATAGAAGACAATTGGAAATGTAAGTCCAGATTCTTATCAAAATCAGCGCTctgttataaaattattaaaacatgttttactgcgcaatttatgttaatttctTATCGTCGATTTCTGACATGAAGCGGAATACCTACAAATATCTACTCTGATAATGGAACAATGTTCGCAGGAACACACAATGATCAAGTAGGATTTCCTTTTTCGTATATAACTATCCTCTGACAATAAGTAGTGTCAGAGTATAGGATATTTTAACTGTTTTTGCTCCGAAAAGAGTGCTAACTCACGATGGTTGTGAAATTGGAGGGGTTTGTTTTTGATTGTGGGAACGGTGCTGTATACAGATTTGAGTACTCCTTCGATTTCAAAGGTGTATTACATCTTTTACTTTAGGTCCAACTGGATTTTTAAGACAATTTTACCATAACTAACCAGATAAACTCACCTGCAGCACCTTCCCCGAAATGTACCGCTGACAGTACGCACATCGCACGCCATAGAGACGTTGGTAATCACGCTCACAGTACGGCACGCCTGCGCGCCCCATGTATTCGCCCTGCAGCACCGTACCGCATTCTCCACACGCAAAGCACCACGTGTGCCACTGCCGATCCAAGGCCACTAGGGCCTGTCCTTCCGAAAGTTCTTGTCCGCAACCCGCACATTCTGCACGCAAAATTACACACATAAGTGTACATCAAGACCATGAAACACGATATAGCGTGCACGCACGATATATGAATCTCaaagttaatttttataaaaaaaaccacgGTTATATTCGGGTTCTATGaatttaatcaataaaaaactTTTGATAGACTGCTTCATTAAACCACATAGGAAATTATGTCCTATAGCCAAATACTTCATAACGCCAACCAAACCCGTAAAATATCTAAATAGTTGGAACAATCCACAAAGGTATCGAATACCAGAagcactataaaaataaattaaaactgtaTTAGCGTATTAGGCTGGTAAGTGCCGGTGTAAGATTTCCACATTGGGGATTTGAGCAGGGTTAAACCGCGCGGGGGGACTGCTTGTTTTTGTTTTCACACTCGATTGACCACGTGTTACAGGGGCCAAATGTCGCGGTGTTTCAATTTGTGTAAAAGGGCTCACAGGCAATAaaagaaaggaaaaataaagcaataaaaaGAAAGGTTAACATTTTTGCTGCGTACAGAGTATGCCCAGGGGATGTCGGTTTAGAAAATGATTCTATAGTTAATCTTCTTGCATATCAAAAAATatctaactgactgacataccACCGTACAGCTCAATCAAATGTTGCAtgtaagtaactatatttgtTCTataaagtcaagagtgaataggcgtcatcttctaggcaaacacgctccatcttaggctgcaccatcacttgccaggtctgattgcacccaagcgctagtctatatacCAACATTAAAAAGTCCTCGTTCGGATTTTCAGAAAATCTACCCATGCGAAGACATAGCGGGTCAGTTAGtgattaatgatgatgatcgaATCCTTTTAGTCCCCCGCAGTAGTCAGTACCCACTCTTTTGAAGTCTGACAAACTCACCATTGGGGTCGGGTTGTCGTTGCTCCCGCTCGTGGTCTGTAGGCGTCGTGGGCGAGTGTGGCGAGTGCGGCGTGGGCGGTGTGAGCGGCGAGGCGGGCGACGGCGGCGAGGCTCGCGTGCGCGTGGTGTGCGCGGTGTGTCGCTGCGGCGCGGCGGTGCAGGACGCGCACACTACCTCGCTACCTGTATATGTCACCTTCTCGCCGGATGGGAATGCGCGTCTGTTGAGAGAGTTAGCTattattgaagtgaaacttctttaccGCTGTCGGGAAACAACGGTGTATCTATGATGTAGAACATATTCCAACCTATCATAAACAAACCTAATGTAAAACGAAGGTAATTGAAATGGAAATGACGTCCTGACATGACATGAGACATGAATAAAGCTTTCCTCCTCTAGGAtttagtgtaattttttttggagtGCTGATTAAGAAAATATCGTCTGTTTTCAAATCTTGATACTTGAAATCAGAATTGATTATTGCATTGGTAGCATCATTGATTAGAACTACTGAGTACATTGAAAATGCGGGTAGTATAACAAGAATGAAACTAAGATTTGTGGTATGCCCATAACGATATAAACAGATAACGGAGATCAATTCGAAACTCACTTGCATCTCGCGCAAGTGAAGCACTTCTGGTGATACGTGTTCCCGAGCGCCGACACCACCTCGCCCTCCACGTACTGGTTGCACGCCGCGCAACGCGTGCCGAACGCGCGCTGGTAGTCCTGCAAATATTTGCGATTTATAAATATCTGTACAGGCTGGATGAGGAACACTGATGACGTGTGTCATGGCAAGGTCTCAAAAGGTCCTAATTAAAGCGGTTGTTGTAACTCACCTGGGGACAGTAGTAGTGGCCATCTTTGCAGAAGAAGCCGCCCTTGGCGAGCGAGGCGGAGCACGTGCGGCACGTGAAGCACGCCATGTGGAAGTACTTGTCCGACACGCGCAGCACCTCGCCGCTGCACTTGCCGCCGCACGCGCCGCACACCACCTTCCCTGCAACACCAACCACACAACACTTAACAACTCCATTTTAGTAATCATAACACACGTTCTTGACTTGGCCAATTTGAAATCAAAGGACTTGATGAGAAAAACAGGGAATTTTTTTAGACAAAAGAAAATTGGATTTATCTGCCACATTTTTCGTTACACAAATAATTATGACATATACACTACAACTCATACTGCACTGTTCAAGGCTAAAAGAATTTGAAAGAGGTGGCACATCCTGACAGAAAAACTGGTATTGAAGAAACTGCAGAATTCTGATTCTAGTCATCACtgttataaaacatctttgtaCAATgtggttgcctggaagagatcactttagtgataaggtcgccctttgttttttaagtgtatcctgtattcttactctctgtaaatctattaacaataaagttattttaaattaaattaaaggtaCTGTTGAAGAACGCTTGTCAAATGTTTCTGTATAATCTAGAAGACTAATACAAGCAGAACATACAAGCTTCAAGAACTATTCATagattcaaattttagttagtttttcgaaaatagtagactaatcaaaTATGAAGCCtttgatgtatgattagtctactattttcgaaaaactaactaaaatttgattTTTCGCGGCCGGTTGTATCAAATTTGTAATACCACGAGCGGCGTAACCAACTGTCCATAAACATTATATACAATCAAATCCCGGGTTAGGAAAGCTTTTGGCATCCGTGTTTCTACATTTTAAATGCGGAATGTGCGGTGCCGACGAAAAAAgcattacatttatttatagGGCATCTTTCTGTAGCAATAGTCCAATACGCATGAATAATTTAACTAGGCCACGTGGCTGCATAGCTTTGCGTCAGATAAGCCGATCAATGGAAATAAGCTCCCAGTCGCTGCGTCCCGCTGCGTACGCGCACCGCGCACGCCCTACTCATATAGCGGACATTATTTTCACACTGCCTAAAAcaaccttaaacccagtttcactagcccttaaatcctcttcaacctagttgcctggtagagatcgcttcacagcgataaggccgctgattgtatgttcttctttttaaccgacttcaaaaaaggaggaggttctatgtatgttccccgtgtactcaaaaacgcctggaccgattttaaaaattctttttttgtttgaaagggtatacttcaaagttggtcccatttcaatttggtgaagatctgatgaacatcttcgaagatagatactggaactcctcaacggataagagtaaattgctcgcgatcagtgtaatagcttagtaaacagtagatttttaaccagtcatagcataattccatggggccactaaaaattgtgaaataaaaaatttttacaaaaaaaataaacaccgacttcgttacataaacactaaaaattgaaaaataatttaatttattaccgaatatattatgtatacaagagttaatatagttccataataatattttttggggtcggtgccaatgaggtgccattgtggagtctcataaaaatatgaagtctagacgattcgcgcagctaaagctaattggcaccggcaccaaaaagtattattatggaactatattaactcttgtatacataatatattcggtaataaattaaattatttttcaatttttagtgtttatgtaacgaagtcggtatttattttttttgtaaaaaattttttacatgtttctttttgtgtcttttctttttggtgtacaataaagattattaaactaaacttaactaaacaagTAATATAATGTTTTCAATGTACGTGAGTTTCTTTATCCAACGATGATTTCTACATGCCTGAATAGATTTGGTGTATGGTTTGGTGTATGTTGGTTTAGATGTATGGCGTATCGTTAGATTCCTTACATCCCGAGTGATGCTTATCCATACTggcttttgacgaaatttggaacagagatagcttacatctcggggaaggacgtaagctactttttatcccggaaaatcaaagagttcccacgggatttttaaaaaccttccacgaagtcgcgggtaggtatcatctagtacatttttttttgaataatataaCAGTGTaaataatctatctatatatataaaagtaaaaggtgactgactgactgactgactgactgaatgactgactgactgatctatcaacgcacagctcaaactactggacggatcgggctgaaatttggcatgcagatagctattatatgacgtaggcatccgctaagaaaggatttttgaaaattcaactcctaagggggtgaaatagggttttgaaattttgtagtccacgcggacgaagtcgcgagcataagctagtagtgtAATATAAGTGTAATAATACTtacactataatttttttggaaaaataaatcaatatggCGCCTTTTCAACTGTgaagatttttactttttagttagttttctggcagagcagtcgtgtttttaatttttttaatcacgaCAGTGCAGTGTTAAGTTACCAGTCGTAGAGTTAAGAATATAAGTTTGAATAATAGAATGAATAATATGTTATCGGTAGAAAAACTGTGCTATTTAAAGAAGATGATTAGATACAGTTAATAAGGAAACTTTTTTTCTTTGTACAGAATTCCAAAGGAAGCAAATAATTTTGTCCATCACGACGGTTCGTGCAGGGTCGAGCCCGCTTCGTCCTCACGAGCGCTTCGCTCGCAACAAGGCCGCCCCACGATACTCACGACCAGCCGAGATGAGACTgcacattttttttacatttatagacaagcgcttggctgcaatcagacgtgCTGGCAAGCGATGCCTGCATTTACCTTATTATTGTAAGTAGCTGatagtttatgattccgtggcgtcacccggttcagggtacctgctatctgaaaatcagcgctgtatgttcttgtgcatcaaggctgagctgggacccttttacgggttgtgccaaatttcagcccgatccgtccagtagtttgagctgtgcattggtatatcagtcagtcagtcaccttttccttttatatatatttagactagcttatgctcgcgacttcatccacgtggaccacacaaatttcgaacccctgttttactcccttaggggttgaatttccaaaaatgagTGATCAATATTGAGTCATTGAAATAATgaatcttatagcacaagtaaagagaaaaatccgaaaaccgtgaatttgtggtaacatcacaaaaagtgttatttcttgtacgatggttcggaacccttcgtgtgcaagtccgactcgcacttgactggttttcaTCAAGCAGCGTGTTTGTTATTTAACATCTGCGGCGAATAAATAGGATTAGTGTCACTCGTGCGAGCTTGCGTAAATGGCGGCATTTCCATGAGCCTTTGAGATGTCTATCACACGCCACGTGCTCCATCGCGTATTAAATTACAATCTGACtgttatatgtatatataggtactagcgacccgccccggctttgcatgggtgcagtgtaagatactaatgtggtgtcagtgagatttcaattttcctagggatctctaattttttgaaacttaaactatacctataaaccttcctcttgaatcactctatctattggtgaaaaccgcattaaaatccgttgcgtagtttaaaagatctacgcgttcatacatacagacagcgggaagctactttattttatactatgtaataaAGAGTAAAGATatcgcaggtatattgtcaaagccgtaatattacaattaaacggtagattgtcGATTGACTTCATTTCTTACAATTTAACGGCTTAGTTTTAGTGATGTTGTAATGTCACGGGGtcattaacttggctaatattctttttttttaacttttttaaactgCTTTTAGCCCGACCTGGGAATCGAACTCAGGACCTCGTTATCCGCCTTCGAACATGCTAACGAGGCAGTTCCAGCCTATAATAATATTCATGTTTATCAACACATTATACAATCAGTAATTCATGTTCACCTGCCATACAAGTGAGCATGGATTAAAGTTTTTTCTGTAGTATGAATCACCCGCCACGTGAGACAGGTTTTTGTTTCTGGTTTCGTTTTTGTCGGCACACGATTGCCAAAGCGCGTGATCGATGAACCTCCAACTCCCCGGGCCACGGCTTTTCTACGACCAACAGCTTAAGGCaatggtccgaccgccggcgagaaaatgACTAACTatctatcggcgattttctctctcaaaaaacgtacaataaatgtacattccgtgtaaacgaaagagatgcatatatcaatttattagaagaaaaaagacataagaattttatgtcttttttcttgtacctttatttgtatttaaatttattattaatcatctagttagtgtaagtggcactgccgttctaattagatataaaataaataaaataaaataaataaataaatcaaaagttgctctctgactgaaaaaagtttttttttgtttttttttttttgatacaagttagcccttgactgcaatctcacctggtggtaagtgatgatgcagtctaagatggaaacgggctaacctggaaggaatatggcagtttttattaaacccatgcccctttggtttctactcggcatcgtaccggaacgctaaatcgtttggcggcacggcttcgccggtagggtggtaactagcctcccaccagaccagaccagaaatttataaattataaaattccaaacccctgccaggaatcaaacccgcgaccgcgcgccagggaggtcgttgaGGAAGGTTTGTTGGCCACAGCTCCTGTCGCATCGCGCTTAGCTGTCGCTAGTGATCCAAGGCAATGGCCCCACGGTACAAATCAGTATTATGATTTAATAGCGTATAATGGCATATCGAATTCCCCGTACTTTGCTTCTCATCGTAAATCTTTACGAGTACGGATATAGTCATTTGTGCaatcgtaaaattttattcgaAATGTAGCTCATAGCTCGATGAAACGGGAGTTCTATTTTTTGCTATTAACAGAACCAGATAGTTTATCTGTTAAAATATGAGTTTAAACGTATCTTCtccttccttaccttatcccacgctatatggggtcggcacaacatgtcttcttcttccactcacttctgtcatccgtcaacgtattatccccccctttttcacgcatatcctctttcacgcaatccatccaccttttctttgctCGTCCTCTCCTCCTTTtaccttccacatgcatactttacattcttctagtgacatggcttatCAGTcaggagtcaggctcgcgcaatgagggttccgtactacagtcgtattttttcgaaattttgcacgataattcaaaaactatgacgcataaaaataaataaaaatctgttttagaatgtacaggtaaaccctttcgtatgataccccacttgatatagttatcttactttgaaaattgaaaatactaattattagttcatgaccacaatttaattttttgtgtgtgatctaaccctaaattcacggttttcacattttttcccaaatgtcagctataagatctacctacctgccaaatttcatgattctaggtcaacgggaagtaccctgtaggtttcttgacagacagacggacagacagacagacagacagacagacagacagacagacagacagacagacagacagacagacagacagacagacggacagacagacacaacaaagtgatcctataagggttccgtttttccttttgaggtacggaaccctaaaaaccgaccaagtgcgagtcgactTATGCACAGAGTGTTTCTTACCACTTATAacctacacattttttttttaaataatcgatACTTACAAATATTGTAAATTCGAAAGTGCGTTTGCATGTTTGTTTGCCCTTCcgtcacgccctaactaagcaaccaatcggcTTCCAAAACCAACCAAAACCAAAactttttggcatagagatagttgtaaggacagggagtaacataggctcctggttgtcccggaaaatcaaagagttcccacgtgatttttaaaaacctgaatccacgcggacgatgtcgcgggtatcagctactCATAGACATGTTATACCTAAAAGCACATAGGTATGTATATTCACGGAGTTcagaatcagcttagcttattactactagcagagataatttatttacttgtaataaattatctctatataaatttgttagtgattctctcaaattgatatagttttaggtttaattatgtagtttgattttaatttagtttgtaacgatggggctggcatatagattatctgtaaaagccccttacaaaataacggattaaaaaaaaaaaaaaaactctgctACTTGGTAGGTTTAccattgtcataatattatggtgcaCATGCTGACTCATCAGGCCTGTCTTAGATATCGTATTAGGATTAGGGTAAACAGTTATAAGATTACTaacttcagttttttttaaggTGTGTgtttctccataaacgtgacactggcgaaacactctgtgcccagctggcacacctaaaagccaataattgggaattgaattgaaggtGTGcgtttattactaacaaaaattTTATGATCTCGATATGGTCGATTTCCctaaatgattttaattttttttatactccAACCCGCAAAGGTACCAAGTAAAGGTAAGTATAgttcatacaaaatgacttctcacgcgccattttatatctatgtgtcaactgtcatgtcaaaagtacggttcacctttaacataaggactaaaatcgtacttttgacgggACAGTtgatagttaaaatggcgcgtgagaacgcATTACACAAAACAAGGCCTAAGTCCTAGCCCACAGGCTCGCGCGAGGCACGCGTCGTGTGGAATGCGAGCTGGCTCTGAGCCAAGATCCTCCAttctatatatacaaaattccTTCTTTCTGTCTGCGGCCTAGTAGCTAATACACGTATAGGTCCGGGATCCCCTTTAAGTACCGATAAAACTGACGCCATCATAATATTACGCCTTGTAGACATCTGTTACCAAAAAATTAATGGTCCTGTTAAAAGATCCGAATGACTAAATGACACTTCGAGTTCCTTTTTTTGATTCATACAATTCCTTCTATTGATTTTCAAATCACAGCGGTTctctaatttttatattacctacactaggttatgctcgcgacttcgtccgcgtggactacagaaatttcaaatccctatttcacctccttaggggttgaattttcaaaaaacctttcttagcggatgtctacgacataatagctatctgcatgcaaaatttcagcccgatccatccagtattttgagctgtgcgttgacagatcagtcagtcagtcagtcaaccagtcaatcagtcaccttttcctttcctatatttagactagctaatgcccgcgaatttgtttttgaaaatcccgtgggaactctttgattttccgggataacaagtagcctatgttactctccaggtctttagctatatccaagcaaaaaatcacgtgatccgttgctccgttgcgacgtgattgaaggacaaaccaacaaatcaatgaaccaacaaacaaacacactttcgcat
Protein-coding sequences here:
- the Unc-115a gene encoding actin-binding LIM protein 2 isoform X6, which codes for MRPKEEVDAKVQTGTFILSEKIDDTKSKKSEKEMKKEMKRLEKEKQEREKREKKEKEKEKLAKRGKVVCGACGGKCSGEVLRVSDKYFHMACFTCRTCSASLAKGGFFCKDGHYYCPQDYQRAFGTRCAACNQYVEGEVVSALGNTYHQKCFTCARCKRAFPSGEKVTYTGSEVVCASCTAAPQRHTAHTTRTRASPPSPASPLTPPTPHSPHSPTTPTDHEREQRQPDPNECAGCGQELSEGQALVALDRQWHTWCFACGECGTVLQGEYMGRAGVPYCERDYQRLYGVRCAYCQRYISGKVLQAGDNHHFHPTCARCSKCGDPFGDGEEMFLQGAAIWHPRCGPAPHAPLDLERASSELQFSLRSRTPSVNGSYCSPYSSLTRKYGYRAVSPGLTLREYRDSRDETCSPHRITTYSYLASEPTTLRRCVQPYDRPPTSPHFHRPPSSASTRASSRAGSKASSRPGMRVLVDSIRSETPRPKSPHMNNEEPIELSHYPSAYKPPPGTKSKIERDDFPAPPYPYTDPERRRRWSDTYKGVADSDDEGERVNGLNGDVDPKLRREEQELSKIETGIAQVFLKEVKEREKLQQWKKQNLDPRNASRTPSASREAGIRLRYSSPVGASPSRSLDYPRALDVAPLPARHHHVPSYNVMHAPPRPGYGLRSSTLPAGGLRGCNGDFTFSGLGDKTHSTDFSSGKSDMRTDLCISAGSITDVDRSAVTTDGGVVIRGGGVISAAAGPVGPGSTMGSGVGVRGGGVRRSLPNMATSHLLHEPAKLYPYHLLLITNYRLPPDVDRLNLERHLSDAEFEAILQVGRQEFYRLPQWRRNELKRRARLF
- the Unc-115a gene encoding actin-binding LIM protein 2 isoform X3; this encodes MRPKEEVDAKVQTGTFILSEKIDDTKSKKSEKEMKKEMKRLEKEKQEREKREKKEKEKEKLAKRGKVVCGACGGKCSGEVLRVSDKYFHMACFTCRTCSASLAKGGFFCKDGHYYCPQDYQRAFGTRCAACNQYVEGEVVSALGNTYHQKCFTCARCKRAFPSGEKVTYTGSEVVCASCTAAPQRHTAHTTRTRASPPSPASPLTPPTPHSPHSPTTPTDHEREQRQPDPNECAGCGQELSEGQALVALDRQWHTWCFACGECGTVLQGEYMGRAGVPYCERDYQRLYGVRCAYCQRYISGKVLQAGDNHHFHPTCARCSKCGDPFGDGEEMFLQGAAIWHPRCGPAPHAPLDLERASSELQFSLRSRTPSVNGSYCSPYSSLTRKYGYRAVSPGLTLREYRDSRDETCSPHRITTYSYLASEPTTLRRCVQPYDRPPTSPHFHRPPSSASTRASSRAGSKASSRPGMRVLVDSIRSETPRPKSPHMNNEEPIELSHYPSAYKPPPGTKSKIERDDFPAPPYPYTDPERRRRWSDTYKGVADSDDEGERVNGLNGDVDPKLRREEQELSKIETGIAQVFLKEVKEREKLQQWKKQNLDPRNASRTPSASREAGIRLRYSSPVGASPSRSLDYPRALDVAPLPARHHHVPSYNVFTYHLNDVVSSLRAAPRPGYGLAARSHTFSSSTAGDFTFSGLGDKTHSTDFSSGKSDISAGSITDVDRSAVTTDGGVVIRGGGVISAAAGPVGPGSTMGSGVGVRGGGVRRSLPNMATSHLLHEPAKLYPYHLLLITNYRLPPDVDRLNLERHLSDAEFEAILQVGRQEFYRLPQWRRNELKRRARLF